The sequence below is a genomic window from Sporosarcina sp. ANT_H38.
CAGAAAATATACAGAATTGAGGATTTTATGGAAATATTAATAACTGGTATTATCATTTTTTCGATTGTTCTATTTTTGGTAAACACCAACAATAAAAAGAAGCATGAGTTTCAAAAATCAACTTATCTTCCAGAAGTCAATGCATTAGATAGTAGACTAATTGCTTTATCAAAATACTACATTTCCTTTTCCGAATTGGAAGTCCTGAGGCCTGATTATGAGCAACTTTACAAGATTGTAGAGCAGTTTCCTAAAAGGTTACGGCAAGAATCAATATTTTCTGTTTTTTTGAATGTCTATAAAGACTTAGAAAAATGGAGAGAAAAATCGAATCAACTCTTTATAGATGAGGAGTTGGAAAGGACACAGTCTTTATTAAATGACATTGATGGAAAAGCTCTCGACTTACAACAACGAGAAGCTGTAATCGTAAACGAAGATAACACCCTTGTTCTTGCTGGTGCTGGAAGCGGAAAAACATTGACCATCTCGGCGAAAGTGAAATATTTGGTAGAACAGCTTGGAGTTCAACCCGATGAGATTCTATTGCTTTCCTTTACCAAAAAATCAGCATTAGAAATGACAGAGAGGATTAAGAATAAATTAAAAATACCGATTGAAGCAAATACTTTTCATAAATTAGGACTAAACATCATTACATCCAATGAAGGGTATCGCCCTGAAATAATGGATGACCTTACTCAAGTCATAAATATATATTTTAGCAGAAATGTATTGAAAGATCAGGAGCTACTAAGTAAGGTGTTGCACTTCTATGGCTATTACTTAGTTATACCGAAGGACATAGAGGGATTTGGTGATTTAGGAGAATACCATGAAGATCAGTCGACTGTTGACTTGGAGACTTTGCGTTCGAAAATAATCTCTTTTCAAAAGGAAGATCGAAAAGAAAAAAGAACACTGAAGATGGAGCAGGTCAGGAGTATTGAAGAAGTGATGATTGCCAATTTCCTTTTCCTTAATGGCATTGAGTATGAGTATGAAAGACCATACCCCTTTACATCACCGAACAAGTATAAAAAACAATATCGCCCAGATTTCTATCTACCTGAGTACGATCTCTATTTGGAACATTTCGGTATCACTGAAGACGAAAGAGTCCCCTGGTTAACACCTATTGAAGCTAAGAAATATATAGAAAGCATGAAGTGGAAACGCGAATGGCATAAAGTAAACGGCACTACTTTATTAGAAACTTACTCCTACTTCAACAGATCGGGAATGTTAGTAGAAAAGTTGGGCGATATATTGAGGGAGAATGGAGTTACCTTCAAACAAGTAGATATGTCTGAACTTTATAGGAAATTATTTATTGAACGGGAAGAAGAAAGGCAGTTCAAGGAGTTCAAGAAGTTAATTGGAACATTCATTTCTTTATTCAAGTCCTCTGGATTTGATGAAACAAAATTTGGAGATTTTATTGATCAGCTTCAGGTGGAAAAGGATCCCCTGCTTAAGGAACGATCTAAATTATTTCTATCAATCGTAGAACCAATCTATATGCATTATGAGTATCATTTGTTAATGAATGAAGCAATTGATTTCAATGACATGATTAACGATGCAACCAATATAGTAATGAATTATGAAGGTGAGCTCTTTAAATATAAATACATTATCATTGATGAGTATCAAGATATATCGATGAGCAGATATCGTTTGATCAAAGCCATTAAAGAAAAAACGAACTCTAAAGTATTATGTGTAGGAGATGATTGGCAATCAATTTACCGGTTTGCCGGAAGTGACCTGCAGCTATTCATCAACTTCGAGAAATACTTTGGGCATACCAAGTTGCTAAGAATTGAACAAACCTATAGAAACTCGCAAGAACTTATAGACTTGGCCGGAAAGTTTATTATGAAAAACAACAGACAACTGGTAAAGGATTTGAAATCAGATAAGCGTATGCAACTACCAGTTAAGATTTTCGGGTACAGTAATGATTCCATTAAAGCATTAACTTTAGCTATCGAAGAGATTGTGGAAAGCTTTGGTGAAGATACAGACATTATGATTATTGGCCGTAACAATTTTGATATGGAGTTCCTGTTCATCGACAATATTCCAAAGATATTTAAGCTAAGATATGGCACTGAAAAACTTGTTACAGGGCTTGCTTATCGAAAATATCCTAATCTAAAAATTAGTTATTCTACCGTGCACCGTTCAAAGGGGTTAGAAGCAGAAAACGTTATCTTAATCAATCTTAACAATCATTTAATTGGCTTCCCCAATAAAATCTCGGATGATCCAATTTTGTCAATTGTTTTAACGGATGCTGATCAGTTTAGTTACGCTGAAGAGCGACGCCTATTTTATGTTGCTCTTACCCGTACCAAAAACAATATTTATCTAATAGCTCCTGACAAGAAAACTTCAGCCTTTGTAGAAGAATTAATCAGAGAACATCAAATATTATTTAATATTGTTACGAATGAGGAATCAATGCGGGAAAATCCTAATTGTCCTCATTGCCAATCCGGTAGATTAGTCATACGTGAAAACAGCACCGATCGAACTCGGTTCCTGGGTTGCTCTAATTTCCCACGTTGCGACAGTACATTAAAGGATGTTAGCATCTTAAGCAATCCAATCAAATGCACCTCCTGTGGAGGCTATATGGTTAAAAGAAAAGGACCATACGGAGAGTTTTATGGATGTACAAATTATCCGAGTTGTAGGAACTCCTTTGATATTAGAGAAGTAAAGAAAACGAAAAGAACGACAGTAAAAGCAATTTTTTGAACTTTACTTCACGGAGGTCCTATTTTCTGGTTAGCTGTTACCTATAAAAAGGGTGAAGCCAACAGAAACTGTTGGCTTTTTTATGTCAGAGTCTGACCATAAGTGTAGTAGCAACACCTTTTATTAGGTATTTTTGAATGCATCCTAATTGGGTGATTTTGGTACTGTGGAATAAATGCTGTTATTCAACTAACGGCGCAGGTTAGTTCAACTGTATACAGGTCACGTTGAAGTATTTGTTCTTAAGACACGGAAATTTGATTAAATTAGAATTGGGGTAAATGTCGATATGAAAATGTCAAAAGTGATTATGCCACTAGCAGTAGGAACGGCGATTCTTGGATATGTTATAAAAAAAGGGGAATTTCCTGTGAGATTATCTAGGACGGTTTCTGACATAGCCCAAGTTGCTTCTGATGCTACAATAGAAAAGTCTTTTGGTGGACTCAAACTAAGTGAGATAAATGAGATAGTCTCAAATACTTATAGAGGTGTGAAAGCAGTAATTGATGGTGACACATTGGAGTATTATTTTAAGTCTGCTTCTGGTAAACAAACTCCTACGGCAAGAATTGAATTGGATTCGGCAGGAGAGTTAGTATTTACTTTTCGTTCGTATATTAATGCTAATTCACCACGTTTTTTTATAGAAAATTTGAGGGGTGCAATGAATAAAGTCAATTAGAATTTGTAAGATTGATTATATGATTGAATTTATGTCCTGTGAAATACATAACGTCGAATGCATTTCACATTTTTTGTTTTGTTAAACTAAGGTTTAAATTATCTACGGATTTATGTCGATAAATCATTGTTACACGAACTTGAAAAACTAAAACAATTGCACGAACCATTGTAGTTTGATTTTTAGTGAAGAATTTCACTTTAACTAACGAGTGCAAGAGCTGAATATCATACCGTCAACATTAAGTGTAACAATCTACCATAAGCGGGCGTGATTGTTGAACAAGCATCACTTTTCTTCTTCAACTCCCATGAAAATTAAAAAACGCCTAAAATCTATAAAACTGCATAACAAAAAAAGCTCAGAAAAAGTTTTTTTAAAAAAAGACTGAGCCTTGGGAAGGATAATGTTGAATTGAAAGGTAAATCAAGAATCAGCTCCATTCTTCAGAGAATATAGGCAAGGCTGGTGCAGTAACCAGAGTAGGATTAATCTCCCATAAGTGCTACCCGTATTGGGTGCGACAGTCTGTGATGCACCGTGGTCGTTGGAGTCAGACTAACGGATGGGCTCTTTGGCACCATAGTTCATCGACCTTCTTCGCCAGCCGTAGTATCCAATACCCGTTCTGTACACATTTTCATCCTCTGTGGTGTAGCGCTGATTTTGCGCTACATGTATGGCTAACGGGTAGCTTTAGTTAAAGACCAAGTGCTGCTTAGGCAGCTCTTTTTTCTATAAAACTCTAATAGAGAATATAGGCAGGGCTGGTGCAGTAACCAGAGTAGGAATACCTTAACAATACGTATGCTTTTGGGTATTTGATATGCGAGAAGTAAAAGCAAAAAAAGGGAATTAAACAGTGCTGCCTCAGAAGTCCGACTTCTCGGCAGCTTTTTATGATGAGATCGGTTCAAGGAAATTAGAAACTAGGAAATTAGAACCAAATTAATAAGAGGGTTTTTAGTATTGCAAGTAGAATACTCTGAATAAGGGGGCGAGAGATGATGAAGAACTTAAAAACTGTAGATCAAGCAAGAAAAGAAATTAAGATTTTGCAGGGATTTATTAATTTAGTTGAATCCATTCAACCGCAAACGCTGGAGGAGCAAATTATTAAGGAATACGCATACATAGGCAGTGTTGAAAAAGTTGCAATTAAAGTAAGTGAATTGGGATATTTAAAGAGTGATGGTCAACCTTTTGAGAAAGAAGATATATCAAATATCATTAAAGGTAAACCCACAAACGATTTGCATAAATTGATTAAGACGGGATTTTTAAAGAAGACCCGACATACTCGACGTAAAATTGAAAAATATAGTTGGTAGTATTTGGAGAAAGGGTTATACGGGCAGTAGTCTTGTGTAACCCTTTAATCGTTGATCGAATAGAGTTAATAGTCTAAAATCAGGAAGGTTCAAATAGTAGTATTTAAAGCTTTTATTTCCTAAATAGATATTAAAGGTGGATGAAATTAAAGTGGAAATAATTTTAGAGAGAAAAGCTAAAAGGCATCTCAGAAATGCTTTTTTGGTGTTAGTGATAGTAATCATCATATCAATAATTCCGGCCGTGAAATGGGGATGGGTGGAGGTATTATATTATTTAGCTGGAATTGTAATGCCGTTTATTACTTTGGCATCTGTGTATCTGATTTTAGCGAATTTCAAATTACAACAAAGAATGCTTCAGTTACAAAAAGAAGAAATCCAAAATACACAAGTGGAAGTTAAGCGTCAAAATAAAACAATTAGTAAACAACGCTTTGATAATACCTTTTTTAAGTTAATTGATCAATTAGGCAAAAACTATACTAGTGTTATAGACTTAGAATCAAACCATTTTAAAAATGTTCAGAATAAATTAAAAGAAGAAGTGGTAAAAGGATTTGAAAATAAAAAAATGGAAGACTCGAAAAACGAACCTAAGGCTGTTGTAAAAATCATTTATAATGCATGTTTAGATACAGAGTTGAAGTATCTTGGACTGGGTCTGGGAAATGCATATAGTTACTTTTTACAATCACTAAAATTATTAATGTATAGTCAAATGTTTTTGAATAAGGAAGAAGTAATTTATTATTTCGATTTTATACTAATTGAATTAAGTGATGATGTATTATCTTTAATACTATACAGGATTATTTATGATGATGAAAAATCGGTAATTGAATTTCTCGACAGTAATAATCTGGTTAGCAAAATAAATAGTGGACAAGCCCCAATAGATTTTAACCAAAGTAGATCTATCTGGAATTATATTGTTCAAAATGCAGGAAACTTGGATCCATATTCATTGGGGAAATTCATTTAAGTGATTAACATTATAGATTTCGCTAAATTTATTATAATAGTTATGAAAATGAATTTCACTTTTATAATAATGGATTACCATTCTAGCTTTTGGAAAGACTACGTTCTTACCTGAGGAGGTGTGATTGACGTGCCAAGAACTCTTGGTAGTCTGTCTAGTGATGCGTAGCTGAACAATCAGAAGTCAGCAGAAGGCATAGTACCTTTCGAACTCAAACAGAATGGGAAGGGCTGAACAATCAAGAGAGAACAGCGCCTTGGCATTCAGTATACTGCGAAGAACACAGACAACCCTTGATGCAAGAGGTGGTGAATTCCACTCGATGATTCAATTTGGAGGACTAGGCATTCCTAAAAAATCCATAAAAGTGATAGACACTATTCAGGATTAACATTAGCCCCTTTACAGTATCTTATACAGAGATAGTGAAGGGGCTTTTATTAGGCTATATGTTATTGCGTCGAAACGGATAAATCAAACAGCCTTCCCGATTTCTCTTAGTATCTGTAGAAATAGAGGCGACATCTGAACTAATACATAGCCCAGTCCAGCATTCATAATTGCTGACCACGCTTTTTCCGATTGACCAAACATAAAGAAAAAGCAAGAACTAATCATTATCACTGATGCAATTGGGAAACTAAGAGCTACTAAAATTTGAATCACTGGATCGAGCACGTTAGCTAACATATTAAGTGAACCCTCAGCGATGAATCCAGTTGGTATCATTTCGGGAGTAG
It includes:
- a CDS encoding UvrD-helicase domain-containing protein, with amino-acid sequence MEILITGIIIFSIVLFLVNTNNKKKHEFQKSTYLPEVNALDSRLIALSKYYISFSELEVLRPDYEQLYKIVEQFPKRLRQESIFSVFLNVYKDLEKWREKSNQLFIDEELERTQSLLNDIDGKALDLQQREAVIVNEDNTLVLAGAGSGKTLTISAKVKYLVEQLGVQPDEILLLSFTKKSALEMTERIKNKLKIPIEANTFHKLGLNIITSNEGYRPEIMDDLTQVINIYFSRNVLKDQELLSKVLHFYGYYLVIPKDIEGFGDLGEYHEDQSTVDLETLRSKIISFQKEDRKEKRTLKMEQVRSIEEVMIANFLFLNGIEYEYERPYPFTSPNKYKKQYRPDFYLPEYDLYLEHFGITEDERVPWLTPIEAKKYIESMKWKREWHKVNGTTLLETYSYFNRSGMLVEKLGDILRENGVTFKQVDMSELYRKLFIEREEERQFKEFKKLIGTFISLFKSSGFDETKFGDFIDQLQVEKDPLLKERSKLFLSIVEPIYMHYEYHLLMNEAIDFNDMINDATNIVMNYEGELFKYKYIIIDEYQDISMSRYRLIKAIKEKTNSKVLCVGDDWQSIYRFAGSDLQLFINFEKYFGHTKLLRIEQTYRNSQELIDLAGKFIMKNNRQLVKDLKSDKRMQLPVKIFGYSNDSIKALTLAIEEIVESFGEDTDIMIIGRNNFDMEFLFIDNIPKIFKLRYGTEKLVTGLAYRKYPNLKISYSTVHRSKGLEAENVILINLNNHLIGFPNKISDDPILSIVLTDADQFSYAEERRLFYVALTRTKNNIYLIAPDKKTSAFVEELIREHQILFNIVTNEESMRENPNCPHCQSGRLVIRENSTDRTRFLGCSNFPRCDSTLKDVSILSNPIKCTSCGGYMVKRKGPYGEFYGCTNYPSCRNSFDIREVKKTKRTTVKAIF